In Apodemus sylvaticus chromosome 8, mApoSyl1.1, whole genome shotgun sequence, one genomic interval encodes:
- the LOC127690907 gene encoding coiled-coil domain-containing protein 70-like, protein MDVSGSKKIHKRKILQLFCFSCTRNQKKLKHKSQEVEKKLCRENKALRDENRALRKDNKFLWGENKALGRENKTFRMDNQFIRERNHILRQQNQLLRKVKRLISENPKLSGEEFNALNTEGKSFWQQNRAMEAQITALRQQEKAFQNEAKALHEEIKSLCEETKALQHQERALRMEEKALMRDGVAAELAEALTKEGAALEMEEQALWKEEQALREENKALRDEHGALQDEEVALQEEAKILQEWNNLLQGKISNNLPEKMQNQDPEKCDLRM, encoded by the coding sequence ATGGATGTCTCTGGatcaaaaaaaatacacaaaaggaaaatactgcagttgttttgtttctcttgtaCCCGAAATCAGAAGAAACTCAAACATAAATCCCAGGAAGTGGAAAAAAAACTCTGTAGAGAAAATAAGGCATTGAGAGATGAAAACAGAGCTCTGAGAAAAGACAACAAGTTTCTCTGGGGGGAAAACAAAGCCttaggaagagaaaataaaaccttcCGGATGGACAACCAGTTCATCAGGGAAAGGAATCACATCCTACGGCAGCAGAACCAGCTACTCCGGAAGGTGAAAAGGTTGATTTCAGAGAACCCAAAACTGTCTGGGGAAGAATTCAATGCCTTGAACACAGAAGGGAAGTCGTTTTGGCAACAGAATCGAGCCATGGAAGCTCAGATCACAGCTCTCCGGCAGCAAGAGAAAGCCTTCCAGAACGAGGCCAAGGCTCTGCATGAGGAGATCAAATCCCTGTGTGAGGAGACCAAGGCTCTGCAGCACCAGGAGAGGGCTCTCAGAATGGAAGAGAAAGCCCTGATGAGGGACGGCGTGGCTGCAGAGCTAGCAGAGGCCCTGACCAAGGAGGGAGCTGCCCTAGAGATGGAAGAGCAGGCTCTGTGGAAGGAGGAGCAGGCTCTCCGCGAGGAGAACAAGGCCCTGAGAGATGAGCATGGGGCTCTACAAGACGAAGAAGTCGCCCTGCAGGAAGAGGCGAAAATCCTCCAGGAGTGGAATAATCTTCTTCAGGGGAAAATCTCAAACAACCTCCcagagaaaatgcaaaaccaAGACCCAGAGAAGTGCGACCTAAGAATGTAA